In Nitrospirota bacterium, the following are encoded in one genomic region:
- a CDS encoding BTAD domain-containing putative transcriptional regulator, with product MIQSLGRCEILLHGRIIPNEGWRDPKELEVLLALVTLGGQQVPRSELAQLLWPKYGDDERVSKLYAALHRLQETLGRSEPTGSRLITVVGARLSLNATSCWVDCWAFEEAVRQAQRLGVFGQMASAQDRLKEAKALYRGEYLPGCHGLAWVEAKRHALRRQRLWVERQSVGR from the coding sequence GTGATTCAGTCCCTTGGCCGATGCGAGATCCTCCTCCACGGGCGCATCATCCCGAATGAAGGGTGGCGTGATCCCAAGGAGCTGGAGGTGCTCTTGGCGCTGGTCACGCTGGGCGGCCAGCAGGTCCCGCGATCCGAGCTCGCACAACTGCTGTGGCCGAAGTACGGCGACGACGAGCGCGTAAGCAAGCTCTACGCGGCGCTCCATCGCCTCCAGGAGACCTTGGGCCGATCAGAGCCAACGGGATCGCGATTGATCACGGTCGTCGGAGCACGTCTGTCGCTCAACGCTACATCCTGCTGGGTGGACTGTTGGGCCTTCGAGGAAGCGGTTCGTCAGGCCCAGCGTCTGGGTGTGTTTGGCCAGATGGCGTCGGCCCAAGATCGTCTGAAGGAAGCCAAGGCCCTCTACCGAGGCGAATACTTGCCCGGTTGTCACGGATTGGCGTGGGTAGAAGCCAAGCGCCACGCCCTCCGTCGGCAACGGCTCTGGGTGGAACGGCAATCGGTGGGGCGGTGA
- a CDS encoding putative toxin-antitoxin system toxin component, PIN family produces the protein MFLDTSALIAGLISQTGAAREVLRLCEAGVVETLVSPQVLTEADRNLSEKLPGLVADYRLLIQSIAPTLVDDPAPTEVSRLSGVIHSNDAPILAAAIEAEADYLVTWNTKHFHQPRVRQAVRFQIVTPGEFLLAFRNALSEGP, from the coding sequence GTGTTCCTCGATACCAGCGCCCTGATTGCGGGCCTGATCTCGCAGACGGGCGCGGCGCGCGAGGTCCTGCGCCTGTGCGAGGCCGGCGTCGTCGAAACGTTGGTGTCTCCACAAGTCCTGACCGAAGCCGACCGCAACCTCTCCGAGAAGCTGCCCGGATTGGTGGCTGACTATCGCCTGTTGATCCAGTCGATCGCGCCTACCCTTGTCGACGATCCAGCTCCTACGGAGGTCTCCCGTCTTTCCGGCGTGATCCATTCCAATGATGCGCCGATCCTGGCAGCGGCCATTGAGGCCGAGGCCGATTATCTCGTGACTTGGAATACGAAGCACTTCCACCAACCAAGAGTGCGGCAAGCCGTTCGCTTTCAGATCGTGACGCCCGGCGAGTTTCTCCTTGCATTCCGAAACGCATTGTCCGAAGGCCCTTGA
- a CDS encoding AbrB/MazE/SpoVT family DNA-binding domain-containing protein produces MAVVKVWGRGQLTIPASLRKELRLDEETTLSVVRAGDALVLTPKKLIGDAVAKKAARELKKEGLTLEDLLRDLEKQRRRYNRERYGG; encoded by the coding sequence ATGGCGGTGGTCAAGGTCTGGGGCAGGGGACAACTGACGATTCCGGCTTCGCTACGGAAGGAACTGCGATTGGACGAGGAGACGACGCTGAGCGTAGTCAGGGCCGGAGACGCGCTCGTGTTGACGCCCAAGAAGTTGATCGGCGACGCTGTGGCCAAGAAAGCCGCTCGGGAACTGAAAAAAGAGGGACTGACGCTCGAGGATCTGTTGCGCGATTTGGAGAAACAGCGGCGCCGGTACAACCGAGAACGGTATGGAGGCTAA
- a CDS encoding peptidylprolyl isomerase, with translation MKRWLKEPLLHFLLIGGLLFSAYAWLNRGEAEPRVVRITAAEVDWLKETWARQWQRPPDERELRGLVTDYLKEELLAREAQELGLDENDTVVRRRLAQKMEFLVQDTAQLAEPAEEELRRLYDIDRVRYVTPARISFSQLYFKTESASQQGLKALAADPAAEPGERTLLERDYTGVDEQTVTSLFGPEFTDRVFTLQSGSWQGPVKSGYGFHLVWIDVREAAEPRPFEEVRAQVAEEWRHAQQTQANKQFFASLFKKYDIQLDESVKPLIWPLTEIVR, from the coding sequence GTGAAGCGCTGGCTCAAGGAACCATTGCTCCATTTTCTCCTTATTGGCGGGCTGCTGTTTTCGGCTTATGCCTGGCTCAATCGCGGGGAGGCGGAACCGCGCGTCGTGCGCATCACGGCGGCGGAGGTGGACTGGCTCAAGGAGACGTGGGCGCGTCAGTGGCAGCGGCCGCCCGACGAACGGGAGCTCCGCGGCCTCGTGACGGACTACCTGAAGGAGGAGCTTCTCGCCCGCGAAGCGCAGGAACTTGGGTTGGACGAGAACGACACCGTCGTGCGCCGTCGGTTGGCGCAGAAGATGGAGTTTCTCGTCCAGGACACGGCGCAGCTTGCCGAACCGGCCGAGGAAGAGTTGCGCCGGTTGTATGATATTGACCGCGTGCGATACGTCACGCCAGCTCGCATTTCGTTTTCCCAACTCTATTTCAAAACCGAATCGGCCTCCCAGCAGGGGCTGAAGGCGCTTGCAGCTGACCCCGCGGCCGAGCCGGGCGAGCGGACGTTACTGGAGCGCGACTACACCGGGGTGGATGAGCAGACGGTGACCAGTCTCTTCGGGCCGGAGTTTACCGATAGGGTGTTCACCCTGCAGTCCGGTTCCTGGCAGGGCCCGGTGAAGTCTGGTTACGGGTTTCATCTCGTCTGGATCGACGTGAGGGAGGCCGCCGAGCCGCGCCCGTTCGAGGAGGTGCGCGCACAGGTGGCGGAAGAGTGGCGTCACGCGCAGCAGACCCAGGCGAACAAACAGTTTTTTGCCTCGCTGTTCAAAAAATACGATATCCAATTGGATGAAAGCGTCAAACCATTGATCTGGCCGCTGACGGAGATAGTGAGATGA
- a CDS encoding HupE/UreJ family protein: MNRAVAMALLLMAAGPVWAHEVRPAYLQLHEERAGEFRVLWKTPMQGELRLALSPEFSGRTEPLTPVTERQSGAAEVQTWRLKAINPLRGQSVRIDGLEATMTDALVRIEFADGTTWTQRLTPGRPVAVIPASQSGLTVAGIYLTLGVEHILLGVDHLLFVLALLLIANGTRRLVKTVTAFTVAHSVTLALATLGFVHVPQAPVEAVIALSIVFVAAEIVHARAGREGLTARAPWIVAFTFGLLHGFGFAGALSEIGLPQGQIPIALLFFNLGVEAGQLMFVAAVLAVIAIIRRTRMPIPLWAKLVPAYAIGSVAMFWVIQRIASF; the protein is encoded by the coding sequence ATGAATCGGGCGGTCGCGATGGCGCTGCTGTTGATGGCCGCCGGTCCGGTCTGGGCTCATGAAGTCCGCCCGGCCTATCTTCAGCTGCACGAGGAACGGGCCGGTGAGTTTCGCGTGCTCTGGAAAACGCCAATGCAAGGGGAGTTGCGGTTGGCGCTGTCGCCGGAATTCTCCGGGCGCACTGAGCCGCTCACGCCTGTCACGGAGCGACAGTCCGGCGCCGCTGAGGTGCAGACGTGGCGGTTGAAAGCGATCAACCCCTTGCGCGGCCAATCGGTGCGCATTGACGGGCTCGAAGCGACGATGACCGACGCCCTGGTGCGTATCGAATTCGCCGATGGTACGACCTGGACGCAACGGTTGACGCCGGGTCGACCCGTGGCGGTGATTCCCGCGAGTCAATCAGGTCTGACGGTGGCGGGCATCTATCTCACGCTCGGGGTCGAGCACATCCTGCTTGGTGTGGACCACCTGCTGTTCGTGCTCGCGCTTCTGCTGATTGCCAACGGGACCCGGCGTCTGGTCAAAACCGTCACCGCCTTCACCGTGGCGCACAGCGTCACGCTGGCGCTGGCGACGCTCGGGTTCGTGCACGTGCCGCAGGCGCCGGTCGAGGCGGTCATTGCACTGTCGATCGTCTTCGTGGCCGCTGAGATCGTTCACGCGCGTGCCGGGCGGGAGGGACTGACGGCCCGTGCGCCCTGGATCGTGGCGTTCACGTTCGGGCTGCTGCACGGTTTCGGCTTTGCCGGCGCCTTAAGCGAAATCGGTCTGCCGCAGGGACAGATCCCGATTGCGCTGCTCTTTTTTAATCTCGGCGTTGAGGCCGGCCAGCTGATGTTTGTCGCCGCCGTGCTGGCCGTTATCGCCATCATCCGACGCACCCGCATGCCGATCCCGCTCTGGGCGAAGCTGGTGCCGGCCTATGCCATCGGCAGCGTGGCCATGTTTTGGGTCATTCAGCGAATCGCATCATTTTAA
- a CDS encoding DUF3604 domain-containing protein, with product MVLVVAFVVPAFAAEQELQTDLGAIDKEAVGQAFKKPGYSPYAGRNFPTRPYFGDTHLHTAISLDAGAVGAKVGPDTAYRFARGEEVTTSTGQPAKLSRPLDFLVVSDHAEAFGGMVEVIKGNPALLADPQVKQWHDMIAAGGDTAVKAAWDMIGALSANKLPKVMTDPAFIRSVWEPYIKTADRFNEPGKFTAFIGYEWTSMPDGDNLHRNVIFRDGADKAIQSFPFSATDSENVEDLWKVLAAYEEKTGGRVLAIPHNGNVSGGRMFALADFLGNPLTRKYAEARARWEPVVEVTQQKGDSESHRFLSPNDEFAGYEAWDKMNLNGTKLHKDEYFQSEYARASLKNGLKLEQQLGVNPFKFGMIGSTDAHTGISAVEEENFFSKAPPYEPSAERTTHVFTKSGDKTVMSWELAASGYAAVWATENTREALWDAMKRKEVYATTGPRMMVRFFGGWDFEATDALSRLPAAVGYTKGVPMGGDLRDAPKGKSPTFLVAALKDPIGANLDRIQIIKGWLDAKGEVHEKVHDVVWSGGRKPDAKTGKLPPVGNTVDVQNALWTNTIGDPELITVWTDPDFDPTQRAFYYARVIEIPTPRWTAYDAKYFKVTLPKEVPMTTQERAYTSPIWYSPGK from the coding sequence ATGGTGCTCGTCGTCGCCTTCGTGGTGCCGGCATTTGCCGCGGAGCAGGAACTACAGACCGACCTGGGCGCGATCGACAAAGAGGCTGTCGGACAGGCCTTCAAGAAGCCGGGTTATTCGCCGTACGCAGGGCGCAACTTCCCCACGCGGCCCTACTTCGGCGACACGCACCTGCACACCGCGATCTCGCTCGATGCCGGTGCCGTCGGCGCGAAGGTGGGGCCGGACACCGCCTATCGCTTCGCCCGGGGCGAGGAAGTGACGACCTCCACCGGCCAGCCGGCGAAGCTGTCGCGTCCGCTCGACTTCCTGGTGGTCAGCGATCACGCCGAAGCCTTCGGCGGCATGGTCGAGGTCATCAAGGGCAATCCCGCGCTGTTGGCCGATCCGCAAGTCAAGCAATGGCACGATATGATCGCCGCCGGCGGCGACACGGCGGTCAAGGCCGCATGGGACATGATCGGCGCGCTTTCTGCCAACAAGCTGCCGAAGGTGATGACCGATCCGGCGTTCATCCGCTCGGTCTGGGAGCCCTACATCAAGACCGCCGACCGGTTCAATGAGCCGGGCAAGTTCACCGCCTTCATTGGTTACGAGTGGACCAGCATGCCGGACGGCGACAACCTGCACCGCAACGTCATCTTTCGTGACGGCGCGGACAAGGCCATCCAGTCCTTCCCCTTCTCGGCCACCGACAGCGAAAACGTGGAAGATCTGTGGAAGGTGCTGGCCGCCTACGAGGAGAAGACGGGCGGCCGGGTGTTGGCGATTCCGCACAATGGCAATGTCAGCGGCGGGCGAATGTTCGCGCTGGCCGATTTCCTGGGCAATCCGCTCACCCGCAAGTACGCCGAGGCGCGCGCCCGCTGGGAGCCGGTGGTCGAGGTCACCCAGCAGAAGGGCGACAGCGAGTCGCACAGGTTTCTGTCCCCCAATGACGAGTTCGCGGGTTATGAGGCCTGGGACAAGATGAACCTCAACGGCACCAAGTTGCACAAGGACGAATATTTCCAATCCGAATACGCGCGCGCCTCACTCAAGAACGGCTTGAAACTTGAACAGCAGCTCGGTGTCAACCCCTTCAAGTTCGGCATGATCGGCAGCACCGATGCGCATACCGGCATCTCGGCAGTGGAAGAAGAAAACTTCTTCTCCAAAGCCCCACCCTACGAGCCAAGCGCCGAGCGGACAACGCACGTGTTCACGAAGTCCGGCGACAAGACAGTGATGTCGTGGGAACTCGCCGCCTCGGGTTATGCGGCGGTCTGGGCTACGGAAAACACGCGCGAGGCGCTGTGGGATGCGATGAAGCGCAAGGAGGTCTACGCCACCACCGGCCCGCGCATGATGGTGCGCTTCTTCGGCGGCTGGGACTTCGAGGCCACGGACGCACTGAGCCGGCTGCCGGCGGCCGTTGGCTACACCAAGGGCGTACCCATGGGCGGTGATTTGCGCGATGCCCCGAAAGGGAAGTCGCCGACGTTTCTCGTCGCCGCCCTCAAGGACCCGATCGGCGCGAATCTGGATCGCATCCAGATCATCAAAGGCTGGCTGGACGCCAAGGGCGAGGTGCACGAGAAGGTCCACGACGTCGTGTGGTCGGGCGGGCGCAAGCCGGATGCGAAAACCGGCAAGTTGCCGCCGGTCGGCAATACCGTGGATGTGCAGAATGCACTTTGGACCAACACGATCGGCGACCCGGAGCTGATCACGGTGTGGACGGATCCGGATTTCGACCCCACCCAACGCGCCTTTTACTACGCCCGCGTCATCGAAATCCCAACGCCGCGCTGGACGGCCTATGACGCGAAATACTTCAAGGTCACGTTGCCGAAGGAGGTACCGATGACCACGCAGGAACGGGCCTATACGTCGCCGATCTGGTACTCGCCGGGGAAGTAA
- a CDS encoding ATP-binding protein: MLARSRHLAVLQRLLRQFPVVGLIGARQVGKSTLARALAEQTGDRTTFFDLEDPRALARLDTPMLALEGLKGLVVLDEIQRRPDLFPVLRVLADRRPRPARFIVLGSASPPLLRQSSETLAGRIAYHELSGFDLSEVGLRAIDRLWLRGGFPLSFTAKTDAASFLWRRQFIATFIEREISELELRLSPAVIGRFWNMLAHYHGQTWNGAELARAFGVSEKTVRAYLDFLVATFVAFRLPPWHESAGKRAVKAPKVYLSDSGLLHAMLGVGTRDDLLGHPKRGASWEGFAIGQIINRLGAHPRECFFWGLHSGAELDLLIARGRVRLGFEVKHTDAPQVTPSMRSALANLRLSHLYVIHAGKDTFSMGPKTTALPLGRVWTDLADLK; encoded by the coding sequence ATGCTCGCTCGTTCCCGACACCTGGCCGTCCTGCAGCGTCTGCTCAGACAGTTTCCGGTTGTGGGCCTGATCGGCGCACGACAGGTGGGCAAGAGCACGCTCGCGCGCGCGTTGGCCGAGCAAACCGGCGACCGTACGACGTTCTTCGATCTCGAAGACCCTCGGGCCTTGGCGCGGCTCGACACGCCCATGCTTGCCCTGGAAGGGCTCAAGGGCCTGGTCGTGCTCGACGAGATCCAGCGACGTCCTGACCTGTTTCCCGTGTTGCGCGTGCTCGCGGATCGACGCCCTCGACCCGCTCGCTTCATTGTGCTCGGCAGTGCTTCCCCGCCGCTCTTGCGCCAGAGCTCCGAAACGCTCGCTGGACGCATCGCGTACCACGAACTCTCCGGGTTCGATCTGTCCGAAGTCGGACTGCGCGCGATCGACCGTCTGTGGCTGCGAGGCGGATTCCCGCTGTCGTTTACCGCCAAAACGGATGCGGCGAGTTTCCTCTGGCGCCGACAGTTCATCGCGACCTTCATCGAGCGGGAGATTTCGGAGTTGGAACTTCGCCTCTCGCCCGCGGTCATCGGGCGCTTCTGGAACATGCTGGCTCACTATCACGGGCAGACCTGGAATGGGGCCGAACTCGCCCGGGCGTTCGGCGTGTCGGAAAAGACCGTGCGCGCCTATCTCGATTTTCTGGTCGCGACGTTTGTCGCATTTCGACTGCCGCCCTGGCACGAGAGCGCCGGCAAGCGCGCGGTCAAAGCGCCCAAGGTCTACCTCTCGGACAGCGGGCTGCTGCATGCCATGCTCGGCGTGGGTACGCGCGATGACCTGCTCGGTCATCCCAAACGGGGCGCGTCCTGGGAAGGTTTCGCGATCGGCCAAATCATCAACCGCCTCGGCGCCCATCCTCGGGAGTGCTTCTTTTGGGGTCTCCATTCCGGAGCGGAACTCGACCTTCTGATTGCACGCGGCCGGGTGCGCCTGGGCTTCGAAGTGAAACACACCGACGCGCCCCAAGTGACCCCCTCGATGCGCTCCGCACTCGCCAACCTCCGTCTGTCTCACCTTTACGTCATCCATGCGGGCAAAGACACTTTCTCAATGGGGCCAAAGACAACCGCGCTGCCCCTTGGTCGGGTGTGGACGGACCTCGCCGACCTCAAGTGA
- a CDS encoding carbohydrate-binding family V/XII yields the protein MKKVVACAIVALGIWTDAAEAVDWPQEIDAPEGKIFVYQLQPEKLSGNVLTGRAATAIELKDKPEPVFGAFWFSAKIDTDQDEGTALVRDLHVTKVRWPDSTEAGQARFTEIVNNAVPKAGFEISLERLSASLASAEREQRSLASLKNDPPAIVFSEELAVLLLYDGAPRFRAIENSGYERALNTPFAVARDAKTKRVYLSSGTLWYSADDPWGPFAPTQSPPADLVKMLPPPDKDIPAPAKPPKIVVATKPTELIATDGTPKWKALAGDKLLYVENTETPWLRAISDQQMYVLLSGRWYRAKTQKGPWSFVRPDQLPVSFKDIPPDSPIGGVRTSVAGTPEAEEAVLAAAIPQTAAIKRSEAKLEVQYDGAPKFEKIAGTNVSYAVNTGAQVLEINQRYYAVDNGVWFTSASPTGPWTVADKVPKEEIDKIPPSSPVYNVTYVTIYDSTPEVVYVGYTSGYLWSYPYYGVPVYGTGWYYPPYWGPVYYYPRPPTWGFHVGYNPWTGWNFGVSWTNGFFSFGVSWGGGYGPYPPYRCCGGWYGGGYRPPMVVHHGDINIGNTINAGNRANVSDRMAAAGDRARPGQNNNLYNRPENRARVADRATATRDLQQPRPATGRDNNVYADRNGNVARRTGDQWETRDQGVWKPEPSVDDRTPEPRQPQTPPSRETRPAPTPSTPSFDRADMNRSYQARQSGAAQERMRPAPRAGGGGGRRR from the coding sequence ATGAAGAAAGTCGTCGCCTGCGCGATCGTCGCGCTGGGGATCTGGACTGACGCGGCCGAGGCGGTCGACTGGCCGCAGGAGATCGACGCGCCGGAGGGAAAGATATTCGTCTACCAACTGCAGCCGGAGAAGCTCAGCGGCAATGTGTTGACTGGACGGGCCGCGACGGCGATCGAGCTCAAAGACAAACCTGAGCCGGTCTTCGGGGCGTTTTGGTTCTCCGCAAAGATTGACACGGACCAGGACGAGGGCACGGCGCTCGTGCGCGACCTGCACGTGACCAAGGTGCGCTGGCCGGACTCGACCGAAGCGGGCCAGGCCCGGTTCACGGAGATCGTCAACAACGCGGTGCCCAAGGCGGGCTTTGAGATTTCACTGGAGCGGCTTTCCGCGAGCCTCGCGAGCGCGGAGCGCGAGCAACGCAGTCTCGCCTCGCTGAAGAACGATCCGCCTGCGATTGTGTTCAGCGAGGAGCTCGCGGTGCTGCTGCTCTACGACGGCGCGCCGCGCTTTCGAGCGATCGAGAACAGCGGCTACGAGCGCGCGCTCAATACGCCGTTCGCGGTCGCGCGCGACGCGAAGACGAAGCGGGTCTATTTGAGCAGCGGGACGCTCTGGTACAGCGCAGACGACCCATGGGGTCCGTTCGCGCCCACGCAATCGCCGCCCGCGGATCTGGTCAAGATGCTGCCCCCGCCGGACAAGGACATCCCGGCACCCGCGAAGCCGCCGAAGATCGTGGTCGCAACCAAGCCCACGGAACTGATCGCCACCGACGGCACGCCCAAGTGGAAGGCGCTGGCGGGGGACAAGCTGCTCTACGTCGAAAACACCGAAACACCGTGGCTGCGCGCCATCTCGGACCAACAGATGTACGTGCTGCTTTCAGGCCGCTGGTATCGCGCCAAGACGCAGAAGGGCCCCTGGTCGTTCGTGCGGCCCGATCAACTCCCCGTGAGCTTCAAGGACATCCCTCCGGACTCGCCGATCGGGGGCGTGCGCACCTCGGTCGCGGGAACACCGGAAGCCGAGGAAGCCGTGCTCGCCGCCGCGATTCCCCAGACCGCCGCCATCAAGCGCAGCGAGGCGAAGCTGGAGGTCCAATACGACGGCGCGCCGAAGTTCGAGAAGATCGCGGGCACCAACGTGTCCTATGCGGTCAACACCGGCGCGCAGGTGCTGGAGATCAACCAGCGCTATTACGCGGTGGACAACGGCGTGTGGTTCACGTCCGCGTCCCCCACCGGTCCTTGGACCGTGGCGGACAAGGTTCCGAAGGAGGAAATCGACAAGATTCCACCTAGTTCGCCCGTGTACAACGTGACCTACGTCACCATCTACGATTCCACACCGGAGGTGGTGTACGTGGGATACACGTCAGGCTACCTCTGGTCTTACCCCTATTACGGCGTGCCGGTGTACGGCACCGGCTGGTACTACCCCCCGTATTGGGGTCCCGTCTACTACTACCCGCGGCCGCCCACGTGGGGTTTCCATGTCGGGTACAACCCGTGGACCGGCTGGAACTTCGGCGTGAGTTGGACCAACGGATTCTTCAGCTTCGGCGTGAGCTGGGGCGGCGGCTACGGCCCCTATCCTCCGTATCGCTGTTGCGGCGGCTGGTACGGGGGCGGGTATCGTCCGCCGATGGTAGTCCACCATGGTGACATCAACATCGGCAACACCATCAACGCCGGCAATCGCGCAAACGTCAGCGACCGAATGGCTGCCGCAGGCGACCGCGCTCGCCCCGGCCAGAACAATAATCTGTACAACCGACCGGAGAACCGCGCGCGCGTAGCGGACCGCGCCACCGCAACCCGCGACCTCCAACAGCCCCGACCAGCGACCGGGCGAGACAACAACGTGTACGCGGATCGCAACGGCAACGTGGCGCGGCGCACCGGCGATCAATGGGAAACGCGCGACCAAGGCGTCTGGAAGCCCGAGCCTTCCGTGGACGACCGGACGCCTGAGCCACGCCAGCCGCAAACGCCGCCCTCGCGCGAAACGCGCCCCGCCCCAACGCCTTCAACGCCGTCGTTCGACCGGGCCGACATGAATCGGTCGTACCAAGCGCGGCAGTCAGGCGCCGCGCAGGAGCGCATGCGCCCGGCGCCGCGTGCAGGAGGCGGAGGCGGGCGCAGACGGTAG
- a CDS encoding type II toxin-antitoxin system VapC family toxin has product MIVVDASAMLEVLLNTPSAPLVRERLFAANETLHAPHLLDVEVAQVLRRYALSGQLDPARGLEALEDLTDFPMTRYPHDPFLPRIWELRHNVTAYDAAYLVLAEALAAPLVTRDAGLAAAAGHHAEIELI; this is encoded by the coding sequence GTGATCGTTGTCGACGCCTCGGCGATGCTTGAAGTCCTGCTCAATACCCCTTCTGCACCGCTGGTCCGTGAGCGGCTTTTTGCCGCGAACGAGACCCTTCATGCTCCTCATCTGCTGGATGTTGAAGTCGCGCAGGTGCTTCGCCGCTATGCCCTGAGCGGCCAACTCGATCCCGCTCGGGGACTCGAGGCGCTGGAAGACCTCACCGATTTCCCGATGACCCGTTACCCTCATGACCCGTTTCTCCCCCGGATCTGGGAGCTGCGTCACAACGTCACTGCCTACGACGCGGCCTATCTTGTCCTGGCAGAGGCCCTTGCCGCACCGTTGGTAACCCGCGATGCGGGTCTTGCCGCGGCCGCCGGACATCACGCAGAAATCGAACTCATTTAG
- a CDS encoding ATP-binding protein, producing the protein MITRPFWQARIESAWREAPIVWLSGVRRSGKTTLAQSLGAEQTFYVNCDLPAVEDMVRDPVLFYRNCPKPAVIFDEIHQLRDPSRVLKVGADLFPHLRILATGSSTLAASRKFRDTLTGRKRELHLVPVLWTELGAFGATLLKRLYHGGLPQTLLADAKMPSFYREWMDSFFARDIQRLFAFRDITRFNALFEYVLRQSGGQLEQTRAAAALGISRPTVESHLRALEITQAITRVRPFHGGGQKELVKMPKVYGFDSGFVSFARGWEPLRPEDYGVLWEHIVLEHLQAHVPNLPIRYWRDKAGREVDFVLVRPRDVVDAIECKWNPSEFAPGALEIFRSHYPKGKNYLVTPHHGPAYVKRFNRLEVTVCNPQGIPAP; encoded by the coding sequence ATGATAACCCGACCCTTTTGGCAAGCACGCATTGAGAGCGCCTGGCGGGAAGCCCCCATTGTCTGGCTCTCCGGCGTCCGGCGCTCCGGCAAGACCACCCTGGCGCAGAGCCTCGGCGCCGAGCAGACGTTCTATGTCAACTGCGACCTGCCGGCGGTCGAAGACATGGTGCGCGATCCGGTCCTGTTCTACCGCAACTGTCCCAAGCCGGCGGTCATTTTCGACGAGATCCACCAACTGCGCGACCCCAGCCGCGTGCTGAAGGTCGGGGCCGACCTGTTCCCCCATCTCCGGATCCTGGCCACCGGCTCCTCCACGCTGGCTGCCAGCAGGAAGTTTCGCGACACCCTCACGGGACGAAAGCGTGAGCTGCATCTGGTGCCCGTGTTGTGGACCGAGCTCGGCGCCTTCGGGGCTACTCTGCTGAAACGCCTGTACCACGGCGGTCTCCCCCAGACGCTGCTCGCCGACGCGAAGATGCCGTCGTTCTACCGCGAATGGATGGACTCCTTCTTTGCGCGGGACATCCAGCGGCTCTTCGCCTTCCGAGACATCACCCGCTTCAACGCGCTCTTCGAGTACGTCCTGCGCCAGAGCGGGGGGCAACTGGAGCAGACGCGGGCCGCCGCGGCCCTCGGCATCTCGCGGCCCACCGTCGAGAGCCATCTGCGGGCTCTGGAGATCACGCAGGCCATCACCCGCGTGCGCCCCTTCCACGGCGGCGGCCAGAAGGAGCTGGTGAAGATGCCCAAGGTCTACGGATTCGACTCGGGCTTCGTGAGCTTCGCGCGCGGCTGGGAGCCGCTGCGCCCCGAGGACTACGGCGTGCTTTGGGAGCACATCGTGCTGGAGCACCTGCAGGCGCATGTCCCGAACCTGCCGATCCGCTACTGGCGAGATAAAGCCGGGCGCGAGGTGGACTTCGTCCTCGTACGTCCCCGCGATGTGGTGGATGCCATCGAGTGCAAGTGGAACCCCTCGGAGTTCGCCCCGGGGGCCCTGGAGATATTCCGATCGCACTACCCGAAAGGCAAGAACTATCTCGTCACACCACACCACGGTCCCGCCTATGTGAAGCGATTCAACCGGCTCGAAGTCACGGTCTGCAACCCGCAGGGCATTCCGGCTCCTTGA